The following are from one region of the Mycolicibacterium helvum genome:
- a CDS encoding PP2C family protein-serine/threonine phosphatase, giving the protein MTLVLRYAARSDRGLVRANNEDSVYAGPRLLALADGMGGHAAGEVASQLVIAALAHLDDDEPGGDLLSKLDEAVHEGNSAIAAHVELEPELEGMGTTLTAILFAGNRLGLVHIGDSRGYLLRDGELAQITKDDTFVQTLVDEGRITAEEAHSHPQRSLIMRALTGHEVEPTLIMREAKEGDRYLLCSDGLSDPVSQETILEALQIPDVAESADRLIELALRGGGPDNVTVVVADVVDHDYGGQTQPILAGAVSGDDDNTAPPNTAAGRASAITPRPAAAKRVVAEPEPPAKPRSRRRMIIAVAVILLLALAGLAVGRQIIRSSYYVSAHDGTVAIMRGIEGSILTYPLQEPYLLGCLNDRNELSQISYGQPTNALGCQLMRLQDLRPSERAQVTAGLPTGSLDDAIGQLRELAHSSLLPPCAPPPSSTPTTTPAATPAPTPAPSAPPAPGPSPTSAAPASTPAPAPTAAPTSAPALSATLTPAPAPSPTPGTAPAPTESGTTTTGSAVPAPPVSPAPTVTQLPAAPQKPGTDCRAAA; this is encoded by the coding sequence GTGACCCTTGTCCTGCGCTACGCCGCCCGCAGTGACCGCGGCCTGGTGCGCGCCAACAACGAAGACTCGGTCTACGCCGGGCCGCGGCTGCTCGCGCTAGCCGACGGTATGGGCGGGCACGCGGCCGGCGAAGTGGCTTCCCAGCTGGTGATCGCCGCACTGGCCCACCTCGACGACGACGAACCCGGCGGCGACCTGCTGAGCAAGCTCGACGAGGCGGTGCACGAAGGCAATTCGGCCATCGCAGCGCACGTCGAGCTGGAGCCCGAGCTCGAGGGTATGGGCACTACCTTGACCGCAATCCTGTTCGCGGGCAACAGACTTGGGCTCGTTCACATTGGCGACTCCCGCGGCTATCTGCTGCGCGACGGGGAGCTGGCGCAGATCACCAAGGACGACACCTTTGTGCAGACCCTCGTCGACGAGGGCCGCATCACTGCCGAGGAGGCGCACAGCCACCCGCAGCGCTCACTGATCATGCGGGCGCTGACCGGCCACGAGGTCGAGCCCACGCTGATCATGCGAGAGGCCAAAGAGGGCGACCGCTATCTGTTGTGCTCCGACGGCCTGTCCGACCCGGTCAGCCAGGAGACCATCCTGGAGGCCCTGCAGATCCCCGACGTCGCCGAAAGCGCCGACCGGCTGATCGAACTCGCCCTGCGCGGCGGCGGCCCAGACAATGTCACCGTGGTGGTCGCCGACGTCGTCGACCATGACTACGGCGGGCAAACCCAGCCGATCCTGGCCGGAGCGGTCTCCGGCGACGACGACAACACCGCGCCGCCAAACACCGCCGCCGGCCGCGCCTCGGCCATCACGCCACGGCCCGCAGCCGCCAAGCGGGTCGTAGCCGAACCCGAACCGCCGGCCAAACCGCGCTCACGCAGGCGGATGATCATCGCCGTCGCGGTGATCCTGCTGCTGGCACTGGCCGGTTTGGCGGTGGGCCGCCAGATCATCCGCAGTAGCTACTACGTGAGTGCCCACGACGGCACGGTCGCGATCATGCGCGGTATCGAAGGCTCGATTCTGACCTACCCGCTCCAGGAGCCCTACCTGTTGGGCTGCCTCAACGACCGCAATGAGCTGTCCCAGATCAGCTACGGCCAGCCCACCAACGCGCTGGGCTGCCAGCTGATGCGGCTGCAGGATCTGCGCCCCTCCGAGCGCGCGCAGGTGACGGCCGGGCTGCCCACCGGCAGCCTCGACGACGCGATCGGGCAGCTGCGGGAGTTGGCGCACAGCTCGCTGCTGCCGCCGTGCGCGCCGCCGCCAAGCAGCACACCGACCACCACCCCGGCAGCTACACCCGCCCCGACTCCGGCTCCGAGCGCACCTCCCGCGCCGGGGCCGTCGCCCACCTCAGCCGCGCCGGCATCGACGCCGGCACCCGCGCCCACGGCCGCACCGACGTCTGCGCCGGCACTGAGCGCCACCCTTACCCCGGCACCAGCGCCGTCGCCCACTCCGGGAACCGCGCCGGCGCCGACTGAAAGTGGCACCACCACAACCGGTTCCGCTGTTCCCGCGCCGCCGGTCAGTCCCGCGCCGACCGTGACACAACTGCCCGCCGCACCGCAGAAACCGGGCACCGACTGCCGGGCGGCGGCATGA
- a CDS encoding DEAD/DEAH box helicase family protein, producing MSNFAFLQFIGWPEMHADCARAESYATSDPRSACFYSRRTVEHLVDYLYDVLALTIPYKNDLAAKINDPKFKSKVGVGIATKLNLIRKLGNTAVHEAQPIPPRVALDALRELHHVMLWAAFRYSTQPQSVPIKAVFDPKIAVKAAPLSRQEVAQLAAKFAAQDEAHAKALAEKDELAAAQATEIAALREAVNKAQAANQQTDDRDYNEADTRDRFIDVMLAEAGWPLTDTKDREYPVTGMPNGDGKGSVDYVLWGQDGLPLAIVEAKRTTKSPQAGQQQAKLYADCLEKMTGRRPVILYTNGFEHWIWDDTGGYPPREIQGFYTRDELELLIQRRDTRKPLTDMPIDSGVVERHYQHRAIRAIDEAFTSKEREALLVMATGSGKTRTVIALVKQLMEANWVKRVLFLADRTALVTQAANAFKAHLPDATTVNLVTEKITDGRVYVCTYPTMMNLINDTDSGIRKFGPGYFDLVVVDEAHRSVYQKYRAIFDWYDSLLVGLTATPKDEVDHNTYRLFHLEDGVPTDAYSLDDAVKEGFLVPAVGISVGTKFLRQGIRYADLSEEEKDDWDALDWGDEDPPDEVSSEEINRFLFNEDTVDKVLAELMSKGHRVAEGDRLGKTIIFAKNQAHAEFIARRFDVQYPQYSGTFARVITHSTAYAQSLIDDFSVTDKAPHIAISVDMLDTGIDVPDVVNLVFFKLVRSKTKFWQMIGRGTRLRPDLFGPGKDKQNFYVFDFCGNLEFFSQDLQGSEGSFQKSLNQRLFETRLGLITAIDHAWPPSEAEPDEGQGTETERGLRVDVAWSLHRAVTGMNLDNFLVRPHRRLVEQYSQWPAWTSLTPDVAGDVAEHLAGLPSAHKDDDEDAKRFDMLVLRRQLAQLEGDAVAAERLREQIQNIAIGLLSQTAIPSVKAQEGLLEEVGGDEWWVDVTLPMLESVRRKLRGLLRFLEKAKRNQVYTDFADELSEATLVDLPGITPGTNWERFQAKARAYLRQHQDHVALQRLRRNRPLTPDDLASLEQMLVESGTGEQADIELAKEQSHGLGLFVRSLVGLDREAAAEAFGAYLDGTKFNADQIRFVNLIITELTANGFMEPVRLYESPYIDHAPTGPDHVFADTDVDQIVAILNNVRDNAIPRGGAA from the coding sequence ATGTCGAACTTCGCCTTCCTGCAATTCATCGGTTGGCCAGAGATGCACGCCGACTGTGCGCGGGCGGAGAGCTATGCCACGAGTGATCCACGTTCGGCGTGTTTCTACAGCCGACGCACTGTCGAGCATTTGGTCGACTACCTGTATGACGTTCTGGCGCTGACGATTCCGTACAAGAACGACCTGGCCGCCAAGATCAATGATCCGAAGTTCAAGTCGAAGGTCGGCGTTGGGATCGCCACCAAGCTCAACCTGATCCGCAAGCTTGGCAACACCGCGGTCCACGAGGCGCAGCCCATCCCGCCACGGGTGGCGTTGGATGCGCTTCGCGAATTGCACCACGTCATGCTTTGGGCGGCATTCCGGTATTCGACTCAGCCGCAGTCAGTTCCGATTAAGGCCGTGTTCGATCCGAAGATCGCGGTGAAGGCCGCACCGTTATCCCGGCAGGAGGTCGCGCAGCTCGCCGCGAAGTTCGCCGCTCAGGATGAAGCCCACGCCAAGGCGCTGGCCGAGAAGGACGAACTCGCCGCTGCGCAGGCCACCGAGATCGCCGCATTGCGCGAGGCTGTCAATAAGGCCCAGGCCGCCAACCAGCAGACCGATGACCGTGACTACAACGAAGCCGACACCCGTGACCGGTTCATCGATGTCATGCTCGCCGAAGCAGGCTGGCCTCTGACAGACACCAAGGACCGCGAGTACCCGGTCACCGGCATGCCCAATGGCGACGGCAAGGGCTCCGTCGACTACGTGTTATGGGGCCAGGATGGTCTTCCGCTGGCGATTGTGGAGGCCAAACGCACCACTAAGAGTCCGCAGGCCGGCCAGCAGCAGGCCAAGCTGTACGCGGACTGCCTGGAGAAGATGACAGGGCGTCGGCCGGTGATCCTCTACACCAACGGTTTCGAGCACTGGATCTGGGATGACACCGGCGGCTACCCTCCGCGGGAGATCCAGGGCTTCTACACCCGGGACGAACTGGAGCTTCTGATCCAGCGCCGCGACACCCGCAAACCGTTGACCGACATGCCAATCGACTCGGGCGTCGTAGAACGGCATTACCAACACCGCGCGATCCGCGCGATCGACGAGGCGTTCACTAGCAAGGAACGCGAAGCCCTGTTGGTGATGGCCACCGGATCGGGCAAGACCCGCACCGTTATCGCGCTGGTGAAGCAGCTAATGGAAGCCAACTGGGTCAAACGGGTGCTGTTCCTTGCCGACCGCACCGCACTGGTCACCCAGGCCGCCAACGCGTTCAAGGCGCACCTTCCCGACGCGACCACTGTGAACCTGGTGACCGAAAAGATCACCGACGGTCGGGTGTACGTGTGCACCTACCCGACGATGATGAACCTCATCAACGACACCGACTCTGGCATCAGGAAATTCGGACCCGGCTACTTCGACCTCGTCGTCGTTGATGAAGCCCACCGCTCGGTCTACCAGAAGTACCGGGCCATCTTCGACTGGTACGACTCACTCCTCGTCGGCCTGACCGCCACCCCTAAGGACGAAGTCGACCACAACACGTACCGGCTGTTCCACCTCGAAGACGGCGTGCCCACGGACGCCTACAGCCTCGACGACGCCGTCAAGGAAGGCTTCCTGGTGCCTGCTGTCGGGATCTCCGTCGGCACCAAATTCCTGCGCCAAGGGATCCGCTACGCCGATCTGTCCGAAGAGGAGAAGGACGACTGGGACGCCCTGGACTGGGGCGACGAGGACCCACCTGACGAGGTGAGCTCAGAGGAGATCAACCGGTTCCTGTTCAACGAGGACACCGTCGACAAGGTGCTCGCCGAACTGATGAGCAAGGGCCACCGCGTCGCCGAGGGCGACCGGCTCGGCAAGACCATCATCTTCGCCAAGAACCAAGCCCACGCCGAGTTCATCGCCCGACGCTTTGACGTCCAATATCCGCAGTACTCTGGAACATTCGCCCGTGTCATCACCCACAGCACTGCCTATGCCCAGTCGCTGATTGACGATTTCTCCGTCACCGACAAGGCCCCACACATCGCCATATCGGTCGACATGCTCGACACCGGCATCGATGTCCCCGACGTGGTCAACCTCGTCTTTTTTAAGCTTGTTCGGTCCAAGACCAAGTTTTGGCAGATGATCGGCCGCGGGACCCGCCTACGCCCCGATCTCTTCGGCCCCGGCAAGGACAAGCAGAACTTCTACGTCTTCGACTTCTGCGGCAACCTCGAATTCTTCAGCCAGGACCTGCAGGGATCCGAAGGCTCGTTCCAGAAGTCATTGAACCAGCGGCTGTTCGAAACGCGCCTTGGCCTGATCACCGCAATCGACCACGCCTGGCCGCCCTCGGAGGCAGAACCCGACGAGGGGCAGGGCACCGAGACCGAAAGAGGATTGCGGGTCGATGTTGCGTGGTCGCTCCATCGGGCCGTCACGGGAATGAACCTGGACAACTTTCTGGTGCGACCCCACCGCCGGCTGGTCGAGCAATACTCGCAATGGCCGGCCTGGACGTCTCTGACGCCCGATGTCGCAGGCGATGTCGCCGAACACCTCGCAGGGCTGCCGTCAGCGCACAAGGACGACGACGAGGACGCCAAGCGCTTCGACATGCTCGTCTTGCGCCGTCAACTCGCCCAACTCGAAGGCGACGCTGTCGCGGCCGAACGGCTACGCGAACAGATCCAGAACATCGCAATTGGCCTGCTGAGCCAGACAGCGATCCCGTCGGTGAAGGCACAAGAGGGGCTTCTCGAAGAGGTCGGCGGGGATGAGTGGTGGGTTGACGTCACCCTGCCGATGCTCGAGTCGGTGCGGCGCAAGCTACGCGGTTTGCTCCGGTTCCTGGAGAAGGCGAAACGGAACCAGGTCTATACCGACTTCGCCGACGAACTCAGCGAAGCCACCCTCGTTGATCTCCCGGGGATCACGCCCGGCACCAACTGGGAACGCTTCCAAGCCAAGGCCCGCGCGTATCTCAGACAGCACCAGGATCACGTTGCGCTGCAACGGTTACGACGCAATAGGCCCTTGACCCCGGATGACCTCGCCTCGTTGGAGCAGATGCTCGTCGAGAGCGGTACGGGAGAGCAAGCCGATATCGAGCTGGCCAAGGAGCAGTCGCATGGCCTGGGGTTGTTCGTGCGGTCACTAGTCGGGCTGGACCGCGAAGCCGCCGCTGAAGCTTTCGGCGCATACCTGGACGGCACGAAGTTCAATGCCGACCAGATCCGTTTCGTGAACCTCATCATCACCGAACTGACAGCCAACGGTTTCATGGAACCCGTGAGGCTCTACGAGTCGCCCTACATCGACCACGCGCCCACCGGGCCCGATCACGTATTCGCGGATACTGACGTTGACCAGATCGTTGCCATCCTGAATAACGTGCGGGACAACGCGATACCCCGAGGCGGCGCGGCGTGA
- a CDS encoding type I restriction-modification system subunit M: protein MITGELKSKVDRVWDAFWSGGISNPLEVIEQITYLLFIRRLDDLETLEERKARLGAAGQLRFGSDQQELRWSRFKNEEPAVMFATVGEKVFPFLRTLGGDGSTYGEHMKDARFTIPTPQLLSRVVDLLDDIPMNDRDTNGDLYEYLLSKIASAGVNGQFRTPRHIIKLMVDMTAPTPADEICDPAAGTAGFLVAAAEYIRDEHPSVLTDAAQRKHFHASMFHGYDFDNTMLRIASMNMLMHGIEAPDVRYRDSLSEGASEDAEKYTLILANPPFAGSLDYESTSKDLQRMVKTKKTELLFVALFLKLLKPSGRAAVIVPDGVLFGSSKAHRDLRRALVEEQKLDGIVKLPAGVFRPYAGVSTAILLFTKTDSGGTDHVWFYDVTADGFSLDDKRHPVGTNDLPDVLSRWTERAGSELERARTEQSFCVSKEDIVAQGYDLSLNRYKEIVHDEIEYRPPIEIIAEIEKLEGEIASGLAELKAMLS, encoded by the coding sequence GTGATCACCGGTGAGTTGAAGAGCAAAGTCGACCGGGTCTGGGACGCGTTCTGGTCGGGCGGCATCTCCAACCCGCTGGAGGTCATCGAGCAGATCACTTACCTGCTGTTCATCCGACGCCTCGACGACCTGGAGACCCTGGAGGAGCGCAAAGCTCGCCTCGGCGCAGCCGGTCAGCTGCGGTTCGGTTCAGACCAACAAGAACTGCGGTGGTCGCGCTTCAAGAATGAGGAGCCGGCTGTCATGTTCGCGACGGTCGGGGAGAAGGTCTTCCCATTCCTCCGGACCCTGGGTGGCGACGGCTCAACCTATGGCGAGCACATGAAGGACGCCCGGTTCACGATTCCAACCCCGCAGCTGCTTTCGCGAGTTGTGGACCTGCTCGACGACATCCCGATGAACGACCGCGATACCAATGGCGATCTTTACGAGTACCTGCTGTCGAAGATCGCGAGCGCTGGTGTCAACGGTCAGTTCCGCACGCCTCGCCACATCATCAAGCTGATGGTGGATATGACGGCGCCGACGCCAGCCGATGAGATCTGTGATCCGGCAGCTGGCACAGCGGGCTTTCTCGTGGCTGCGGCGGAGTACATCCGCGACGAGCACCCGTCGGTGCTCACCGATGCCGCCCAGCGGAAACATTTCCACGCCAGCATGTTCCATGGATATGACTTCGACAACACCATGCTGCGGATCGCCAGCATGAACATGTTGATGCACGGTATCGAGGCGCCGGACGTCCGGTATCGAGACTCGTTGTCCGAGGGCGCTTCTGAGGACGCCGAGAAGTACACGCTGATCCTTGCAAACCCGCCGTTCGCTGGGTCTTTGGACTATGAGTCGACGTCTAAGGACCTCCAACGAATGGTCAAGACCAAGAAGACCGAATTGCTGTTTGTAGCGTTGTTTCTCAAACTGCTGAAGCCTAGCGGCCGCGCGGCGGTAATCGTTCCCGACGGGGTGCTATTTGGGTCGTCGAAGGCGCACAGGGATCTTCGGCGCGCGCTGGTCGAAGAGCAGAAGCTCGACGGGATTGTGAAGCTGCCGGCAGGTGTGTTCAGACCCTATGCCGGGGTATCGACGGCGATCCTTCTGTTCACGAAGACGGACTCGGGCGGCACCGATCATGTGTGGTTCTACGACGTCACTGCTGATGGGTTCTCGTTGGACGACAAACGGCATCCGGTCGGGACCAACGACCTTCCCGATGTGCTGTCGCGTTGGACCGAGCGCGCTGGATCTGAACTTGAGCGGGCGCGAACCGAACAGTCTTTCTGTGTTTCTAAGGAGGACATCGTCGCGCAGGGATACGACTTGTCGCTGAACCGGTACAAGGAGATCGTTCATGACGAGATCGAGTACCGGCCGCCGATCGAGATAATTGCGGAGATCGAGAAGCTCGAGGGCGAGATTGCCTCGGGGCTTGCGGAGTTGAAGGCGATGCTGTCGTGA
- a CDS encoding FtsW/RodA/SpoVE family cell cycle protein, giving the protein MSTQPQAPVTLAPTTPTRRNSELALLCFATLITVVALLIVEANQEQGISWDLASSTLAFLTLFVCAHLAIRRFAPYADPVLLPVVALLNGLGLVMIHRLDLIGGALTTQQRPSEEQQMLWTLVGVVGFSLVVVFLKDHRILARYGYTFGLVGLVLLAIPALLPARFSETNGAKIWIRFPGFSIQPAEFSKILLLTFFAAVLVAKRDVFTSAGKHFLGADIPRPRDLAPLLAAWIVSVGVMVFEKDLGTSLLLYASFLVMVYIATERFSWVVIGLTLFAAGSVVAYYLFGHVRVRVQTWLDPFGDPEGAGYQMVQSQFSFATGGIFGTGLGNGQPGTVPAASTDFITAAVGEELGLVGLAGVLMLYTIVIVRGLRTAIAVRDSFGKLLAAGLASTLAIQLFIVVGGVTGLIPLTGLTTPWMSYGGSSLVANYVLLAILIKISHAARRPLITNPHASIAASSTEVIERV; this is encoded by the coding sequence ATGAGCACCCAACCGCAGGCACCCGTCACGCTGGCACCGACAACACCGACCCGGCGTAATTCCGAACTGGCGCTGCTGTGCTTCGCCACGCTGATCACCGTCGTGGCGCTGCTGATCGTGGAGGCCAACCAGGAGCAGGGCATCAGCTGGGATCTGGCCAGCTCCACACTCGCCTTCCTCACCCTGTTCGTCTGCGCGCACCTGGCCATCCGGCGCTTCGCGCCCTACGCCGACCCGGTGCTGCTGCCGGTCGTGGCGCTGCTCAACGGCCTTGGCCTGGTGATGATCCACCGTCTTGACCTGATCGGCGGCGCGCTGACAACGCAGCAGCGTCCCAGCGAGGAACAGCAGATGCTGTGGACCCTCGTCGGTGTTGTCGGCTTCTCACTCGTTGTGGTCTTCCTCAAAGATCACCGCATCCTGGCCCGCTACGGCTACACCTTCGGTCTGGTCGGCCTTGTGCTCCTGGCGATTCCGGCTCTGCTGCCCGCCCGCTTCTCCGAGACCAATGGCGCCAAGATCTGGATTCGCTTCCCGGGCTTCAGCATTCAGCCCGCCGAGTTCTCCAAGATCCTACTGCTGACCTTCTTCGCGGCCGTGCTGGTGGCCAAGCGCGACGTGTTCACCAGCGCCGGCAAGCATTTCCTTGGGGCCGACATACCGCGGCCGCGTGATCTCGCCCCGCTACTGGCCGCGTGGATCGTCTCGGTCGGTGTCATGGTCTTCGAGAAGGACCTGGGCACCTCGCTGCTGCTGTATGCCTCGTTCCTGGTGATGGTCTACATCGCCACCGAGCGGTTCAGCTGGGTGGTCATCGGCCTGACCCTGTTCGCAGCGGGCAGCGTCGTGGCCTACTACCTGTTCGGCCATGTTCGCGTCCGGGTGCAGACGTGGCTTGATCCGTTCGGTGACCCCGAGGGCGCCGGCTACCAGATGGTGCAGTCGCAGTTCAGCTTCGCCACCGGTGGCATTTTCGGCACCGGGCTGGGCAACGGCCAGCCCGGCACCGTGCCTGCTGCCTCGACCGACTTCATCACCGCCGCGGTCGGGGAGGAGCTGGGCCTGGTCGGCCTGGCCGGGGTGCTGATGCTCTACACCATCGTGATCGTGCGCGGGCTGCGCACGGCGATCGCCGTGCGGGACAGCTTCGGCAAGCTGCTGGCCGCCGGACTGGCCTCGACCCTGGCCATCCAGCTCTTCATCGTCGTAGGCGGCGTCACCGGGCTGATCCCGCTGACCGGTTTGACCACCCCGTGGATGTCTTATGGCGGCTCATCGCTGGTGGCCAACTACGTGCTGCTGGCGATCCTGATCAAGATCTCGCACGCCGCCCGGCGTCCCCTCATCACCAACCCGCACGCGTCCATCGCGGCCTCCAGTACCGAGGTGATCGAGCGGGTATGA
- a CDS encoding FHA domain-containing protein FhaB/FipA → MQGLVLQLTRAGFLLLLWLFIWSVLRILRNDIYAPTGAVMVRRGLALRGTLLPSRQQRHAARYLVVIEGALAGTRITLGSQPVLIGRADDSTLVLTDDYASTRHARLSQRGSEWYVEDLGSTNGTYLDRAKVTTAVRVPIGTPVHIGKTVIELRP, encoded by the coding sequence ATGCAGGGACTAGTACTGCAGCTGACGCGCGCCGGCTTCCTGCTGTTGCTGTGGCTGTTCATCTGGTCTGTGCTGCGCATTCTGCGCAACGACATCTATGCGCCCACCGGCGCTGTGATGGTCCGTCGCGGCCTCGCGCTGCGCGGCACGCTGCTGCCATCGCGCCAGCAGCGCCACGCCGCCCGCTACCTGGTGGTGATCGAGGGAGCGCTGGCCGGTACCCGGATCACCCTGGGCAGCCAGCCCGTGCTGATCGGTCGCGCGGACGACTCCACGCTGGTGCTGACCGATGATTACGCCTCCACCCGCCACGCCCGGCTCTCCCAGCGCGGTTCCGAGTGGTACGTGGAAGACCTAGGATCGACCAACGGCACATACCTCGACAGGGCGAAGGTGACAACGGCAGTTCGCGTTCCGATTGGCACGCCGGTACATATCGGCAAGACGGTGATCGAGTTGCGCCCGTGA
- a CDS encoding FhaA domain-containing protein yields MSNQRGLVQRIERRLENTLGDAFARVFGGSIAPAEVEAALRREASAGVQSLPGERFLAPNEYVITLSASDFEMVSADRDLTTISFARHLGGYIRDQGWQTYGDVVVRFEQSPSLHTGQYRARGVVNPDVDPHPSQASTAPAQSNQAYTPEPGVPAMSENPPYRGDQGQGRPGDDYYDDRYPRPEEPRPAAPEQRGPYPPEQGGYAPPGEQGYGQRQGGYPEQGGYSGQGYEQRPPAGGGYGGGQGYDQGYRQGPPPGYGAPSYGPPQGGGYPAQAPPAGPPAADYGRGPGRHEDAGYGRPEPRPAYPDQGGYEQGGYGQPPSGYGRPEYGQPEYGRGYEQGGYPEPAGRDYDYGQPAGGGYAGYAQPPAQGDYPSAGHAVTLQLDDGSGRTYQLREGANVIGRGQDAQFRLPDTGVSRRHLEIRWDGQVALLSDLNSTNGTTVNNAPVQEWQLADGDVIRLGHSEIIVRVH; encoded by the coding sequence ATGAGTAACCAGAGAGGTCTGGTTCAACGCATCGAGCGCAGACTCGAGAACACCCTGGGCGACGCCTTCGCCCGAGTGTTCGGCGGATCAATCGCGCCTGCGGAGGTAGAAGCCGCGCTGCGGCGGGAAGCCTCCGCGGGTGTGCAGAGCTTGCCCGGCGAACGCTTCTTGGCCCCCAATGAATACGTCATTACGCTCAGTGCATCTGACTTCGAGATGGTCAGCGCCGATCGCGATCTCACCACGATCTCTTTTGCCAGACACTTGGGCGGATACATCCGAGATCAGGGGTGGCAAACGTATGGTGATGTGGTTGTCAGGTTCGAGCAGTCGCCGAGCCTGCACACCGGCCAATATCGTGCGCGCGGCGTCGTCAATCCGGACGTCGACCCCCACCCGTCCCAAGCCAGCACCGCCCCAGCACAATCGAACCAGGCGTACACCCCAGAACCAGGAGTACCAGCGATGAGCGAAAACCCCCCCTACCGCGGCGACCAGGGTCAGGGGCGGCCCGGCGACGACTACTACGACGACCGCTACCCGCGCCCGGAAGAGCCGCGGCCCGCCGCCCCTGAGCAGCGCGGCCCGTATCCGCCCGAGCAAGGCGGCTACGCACCACCCGGTGAGCAGGGCTACGGCCAGCGGCAAGGCGGCTACCCGGAGCAGGGCGGCTACAGCGGCCAAGGCTACGAACAGCGCCCCCCGGCCGGCGGCGGCTACGGCGGCGGACAGGGCTATGACCAGGGCTACCGTCAGGGTCCGCCCCCCGGCTACGGCGCTCCGTCCTACGGCCCGCCGCAGGGCGGCGGTTATCCCGCTCAGGCGCCACCGGCCGGACCGCCCGCCGCTGACTACGGCCGTGGGCCGGGTCGGCACGAGGACGCCGGCTACGGCCGCCCCGAGCCCCGCCCCGCCTACCCGGATCAGGGTGGCTATGAGCAGGGCGGTTACGGCCAGCCTCCCAGTGGCTACGGCCGTCCGGAGTATGGCCAGCCCGAATACGGTCGCGGCTACGAACAGGGCGGTTACCCCGAACCCGCCGGCCGCGACTACGACTACGGTCAGCCCGCCGGGGGCGGCTACGCCGGTTACGCCCAGCCGCCCGCCCAAGGCGACTACCCGTCCGCCGGGCACGCCGTCACCCTGCAGCTCGACGACGGCAGCGGCCGCACCTACCAGCTTCGCGAAGGCGCCAACGTCATCGGCCGTGGCCAGGACGCCCAGTTCCGGCTGCCCGACACCGGGGTATCTCGCCGGCACCTGGAGATTCGGTGGGACGGCCAGGTCGCGCTGCTCTCCGACCTGAATTCCACCAACGGAACCACCGTGAACAACGCGCCCGTGCAAGAGTGGCAGCTGGCCGACGGGGACGTCATCCGCCTCGGTCATTCCGAGATCATCGTCCGCGTCCACTGA
- a CDS encoding restriction endonuclease subunit S, whose protein sequence is MVALGDVADINPKAEKIAPDEEVSFVGMADLDIASALTQSTTVRPFREVSKGYTTFADGDILVAKITPCFENNKIGQARLSCKIGVGSTEFHVVRPSERLHDRYLLHFLRQDKVRRAGERRMTGSAGQRRVPVNFVEGLRVPLPSLDEQRRIAEILDNADALRTKRAQIERSWTELASAIFDRLFGDPIANPRGWPRHSFGELVASMQYGPRFYNESYSFEGVRIVRITDLDTAGHLNFGPMPKMTVTDDERQKFALTAGDILFARTGATVGKLALIKHDDPLCIAGAYFIRIKLRDSVEPRFAAAFLRTRSIQSIIKAGSHQSAQQNFSGPGLRALPCPLPPIELQRQFCNIMAKLEEERTCRAEAAAALDELFASLESRAFFGRL, encoded by the coding sequence ATGGTTGCGTTGGGGGATGTGGCCGACATCAACCCGAAGGCAGAGAAGATCGCACCGGACGAAGAAGTCAGCTTCGTAGGCATGGCCGATCTAGACATCGCGAGCGCTCTGACACAGTCGACAACAGTCCGTCCTTTCCGCGAGGTAAGCAAGGGCTACACCACCTTCGCCGATGGCGACATCCTCGTTGCAAAGATCACGCCATGCTTTGAGAACAACAAAATCGGGCAGGCGCGACTCAGCTGCAAGATCGGCGTCGGGTCAACCGAGTTTCACGTGGTGCGCCCTTCGGAGCGCCTCCATGACCGATACCTCCTGCACTTCCTGCGGCAGGACAAAGTACGTCGTGCAGGGGAGCGGCGAATGACCGGTAGCGCAGGCCAACGTCGTGTCCCCGTAAACTTTGTTGAGGGCCTGCGCGTCCCACTCCCTTCACTTGACGAGCAGCGGCGCATCGCCGAGATCCTCGACAACGCTGATGCGCTTCGCACCAAACGTGCTCAGATCGAGCGCAGTTGGACGGAGCTCGCGTCAGCAATCTTCGACCGGCTATTTGGTGACCCCATCGCGAACCCAAGAGGTTGGCCGAGGCATAGTTTTGGGGAGCTCGTGGCGTCGATGCAGTATGGGCCACGTTTCTACAACGAGTCGTACTCGTTTGAGGGTGTCCGGATCGTTCGCATCACCGATCTGGATACAGCTGGGCACCTCAACTTTGGGCCGATGCCGAAAATGACTGTAACGGATGACGAACGACAAAAATTTGCACTTACTGCTGGCGATATTTTGTTTGCGCGCACGGGGGCCACAGTGGGCAAACTTGCCTTGATCAAGCACGATGACCCACTTTGCATTGCGGGGGCCTACTTTATCCGGATCAAATTGCGCGACTCGGTGGAACCAAGGTTCGCAGCAGCCTTCCTGCGAACTAGATCCATTCAATCCATCATCAAAGCCGGCTCGCACCAGTCGGCACAGCAGAACTTCAGCGGACCTGGGCTGCGAGCGCTGCCCTGCCCATTACCGCCGATCGAGCTCCAGCGACAGTTCTGCAACATCATGGCAAAGCTAGAAGAAGAGCGAACCTGCCGGGCTGAAGCTGCTGCGGCCTTAGACGAGCTGTTCGCCTCCCTCGAATCCCGTGCCTTCTTCGGTCGGCTGTGA